A single region of the Triticum dicoccoides isolate Atlit2015 ecotype Zavitan chromosome 2B, WEW_v2.0, whole genome shotgun sequence genome encodes:
- the LOC119363833 gene encoding uncharacterized oxidoreductase At1g06690, chloroplastic-like: MALQVAGGAGCCGCLPLLGQRRTAAFRPPRAVASEGAAVEDGSKVMLGGSGVAVTKLGIGAWSWGDTTYWNDFEWDDRKLKDAKGAFDASVDSGITFFDTAEVYGAGVSGAINSESLLGRFIKERKEKEGVEVAIATKFAALPWRFGRGSVISALKGSLSRLGVSSVESYQLHWPGIWGNEGYLDGLADAYEQGLVKSVGVSNYSEKRLRDAHERLKKRGVPLASNQVNYSLIYRNPEENGVKAACDELGITLIAYSPIAQGALTGKYTPANPPTGPRGRIYTSDFLSKLQPLINKIREIGGSYDKTPTQVVLNWLICQGNVIPIPGAKNAEQAWEFAGALGWLLTEQEVEELRSMAREVKPVMGFPVEKL; this comes from the exons ATGGCCCTGCAGGTCGCCGGCGGCGCGGGATGTTGTGGCTGCCTCCCGCTCCTCGGCCAGCGGCGAACAGCAGCGTTTCGCCCGCCCCGCGCGGTGGCCTCCGAGGGCGCGGCGGTGGAGGACGGCAGCAAGGTGATGCTGGGCGGGTCCGGCGTGGCGGTGACCAAGCTTGGCATAGGGGCCTGGTCCTGGGGCGACACCACCTACTGGAACGACTTCGAGTGGGACG ATAGGAAACTCAAGGATGCCAAAGGAGCATTCGATGCGAGCGTTGATAGTGGAATAACCTTTTTTGACACTGCGGAAGTATATGGTGCAGGG GTATCGGGAGCGATAAATTCAGAAAGTCTACTAGGAAG ATTTATCaaggaaaggaaagaaaaagaagggGTCGAGGTGGCCATTGCAACAAAATTTGCCGCTCTTCCATGGAGGTTTGGCAGGGGAAGTGTAATTTCTGCACTAAAGGGCTCACTTTCCCGCCTTGGTGTCTCCTCGGTTGAGTCATACCAACTTCATTG GCCAGGGATATGGGGCAACGAAG GTTACCTCGACGGCCTTGCTGATGCTTATGAACAAGGTCTTGTAAAATCCGTTGGAGTCTCAAACTACAGTG AGAAACGTCTGCGAGATGCTCACGAGCGCCTCAAGAAGAGGGGGGTTCCACTTGCTTCAAACCAAGTAAATTACAGTCTGATTTACAGGAACCCTGAGGAAAATGGGGTGAAGGCAGCTTGTGATGAGCTTGGGATTACTTTGATTGCATATTCCCCAATAGCCCAAG gtGCTTTGACAGGAAAATACACTCCAGCTAATCCACCAACTGGACCTCGTGGACGGATATACACTTCTGATTTCCTGTCCAAG CTCCAACCGCTTATTAACAAGATTAGGGAGATTGGAGGAAGCTATGACAAAACCCCAACTCAG GTGGTTCTTAACTGGCTTATTTGCCAGGGCAACGTGATTCCGATCCCGGGGGCAAAGAACGCAGAGCAGGCCTGGGAGTTTGCCGGTGCGCTAGGGTGGCTCTTGACGGAGCAGGAGGTTGAGGAGCTGCGGTCCATGGCGCGCGAGGTGAAGCCCGTCATGGGTTTCCCGGTAGAGAAGCTGTAA